One segment of Panicum virgatum strain AP13 chromosome 3K, P.virgatum_v5, whole genome shotgun sequence DNA contains the following:
- the LOC120699543 gene encoding aspartyl protease family protein At5g10770-like, whose product MMARPAVWFLLLPLGLLCLCLCSSAASLNGGATAADDYVVVATSSLKPKPVCQGLRVDAPGNLTGSGWVPLSHSYGPCSAAGSWRSPVADDVLLQDQRRAGYIQRKLAGSTPQDDNGSDLPESDCKSGQSEHAPTIQPNVGQDSSPTSEGSEAVSVIEPTAGGGGGGGGQRVPGVKQTMVLDTASDVAWVQCAPCPMPQCHPQTDTIYDPSQSSTYAPFACGSPVCRQLGPYGNGCAAGSRQCQYRVLYPDGRSTMGTYISDVLRLNPTSVIGGFQFGCSHAVQGHFPNDTAGIMALGRGAQSLASQTRLTYGGVFSYCLPRTASYSGFFVLGVPRVAATRYAHTPMFAVPQAPMLYLVRLRAIVVAGQALAVPPAVFAPGSVVDTRSVITRLPPTAYAALRAAFRARMGMYRAAPPKQQLDTCYDLTGVRRVALPTITLVFDHGAAVELDPSGILYNDCLAFAPGTDDRAWGVIGNVQLQTYEVLYNVAGGAMGFRRAAC is encoded by the exons ATGATGGCTCGACCAGCGGTCTggtttcttctccttcctctcggCCTCTTATGCCTGTGTCTGTGTAGCTCCGCCGCCTCTCTCAacggcggcgccacggcggcggacgACTACGTCGTCGTGGCCACGAGCTCGCTCAAGCCGAAGCCGGTGTGCCAAGGCCTCAGGG TGGATGCGCCGGGGAACCTTACCGGCAGCGGCTGGGTGCCGCTGAGCCACTCCTACGGCCCGTGCTCGGCGGCGGGAAGCTGGCGGTCGCCGGTGGCGGACGACGTGCTGCTTCAGGACCAGCGCCGCGCGGGCTacatccagaggaagctcgccgGCAGCACCCCGCAGGACGACAACGGCAGCGACCTGCCGGAGTCGGACTGCAAGAGCGGCCAGTCGGAGCACGCTCCCACCATTCAACCCAACGTTGGCCAAGACAGTAGCCCCACGTCAGAG GGCTCGGAGGCGGTGTCCGTCATCGAACCgacggcgggcggtggcggcggcggcggcgggcagcgagTGCCGGGCGTGAAGCAGACGATGGTGCTGGACACGGCGAGCGACGTGGCGTGGGTGCAGTGCGCCCCCTGCCCCATGCCGCAGTGCCACCCTCAGACGGACACCATCTACGACCCCTCGCAGTCGTCGACGTACGCGCCCTTCGCCTGCGGCTCCCCCGTCTGCCGGCAGCTCGGCCCCTACGGCAACGGCTGCGCCGCCGGGTCCCGGCAGTGCCAGTACCGCGTCCTGTACCCCGACGGGCGCTCCACCATGGGCACCTACATCTCCGACGTGCTCCGCCTCAACCCCACCTCCGTCATCGGCGGGTTCCAGTTCGGGTGCAGCCACGCCGTGCAGGGCCACTTCCCCAACGACACCGCCGGGATCATGGcgctcggccgcggcgcgcaGTCGCTGGCGTCGCAGACCCGGCTCACCTACGGCGGCGTCTTCTCCTACTGCCTCCCGCGGACGGCGAGCTACAGCGGCTTCTTCGTCCTCGGCGTGCCCAGGGTCGCTGCCACCCGGTACGCCCACACGCCCATGTTCGCCGTCCCGCAGGCGCCGATGCTCTACCTCGTCCGCCTCCGGGccatcgtcgtcgccggccaggccctcgccgtgccgccggcgGTGTTCGCGCCGGGCTCCGTCGTCGACACGCGCTCGGTGATCACGCGCCTCCCGCCCACGGCGTACGCCGCGCTGCGCGCCGCCTTCCGGGCCAGGATGGGGATGTACCGGGCGGCGCCGCCCAAGCAGCAGCTCGACACCTGCTACGACCTCACCGGGGTGCGCCGCGTCGCGCTGCCCACCATCACGCTGGTGTTCGaccacggcgccgccgtcgagctcgaTCCGTCGGGGATCCTCTACAACGACTGCCTCGCCTTCGCCCCCGGCACCGACGACCGGGCCTGGGGGGTCATCGGCAACGTCCAGCTGCAGACGTACGAGGTGCTCTACAatgtcgccggcggcgccatgggCTTCCGCCGTGCCGCCTGCTGA
- the LOC120701025 gene encoding histone H1-like, protein MLAEEAAATATEVPAAAEEAEAKPAKAKKAPKEKKEKKPATARKPLAHPPYAEGRDSRASGSTRGSRQSTRSALASSSRKYVEEKHGAKLLPNFRKLLAGQLKKLAAAGKLTRVKNSFKLAAAGRELTIYT, encoded by the exons ATGTTGGCTGAGGAGGCTGCCGCTACCGCGACCGAGGTcccagccgccgccgaggaggcggaggccaAGCCCGCCAAGGCCAAGAAGGCgcccaaggagaagaaggagaagaagcccgcCACGGCGAGGAAGCCGCTCGCCCACCCGCCGTATGCCGAG GGAAGAGACAGCCGAGCGAGCGGGAGCACACGTGGCTCGAGGCAAAGCACGCGCAGCGCGTTGGCCAGCAGCTCGCGCAAGTACGTGGAGGAGAAGCACGGCGCGAAGCTGCTGCCCAACTTCCGCAAGCTGCTGGCCGGGCAGCTCAAGAAGCTCGCGGCCGCGGGGAAGCTGACCCGTGTGAAGAACTCGTTCaagctggccgccgccggacggGAGCTTACA ATCTACACATGA